A section of the Tumebacillus amylolyticus genome encodes:
- the ltaE gene encoding low-specificity L-threonine aldolase, translated as MIDLRSDTVTKPSDEMRKAMYNAEVGDDVYGEDPTVQRLEETAAEMLGKEAGLFVTSGTMGNQIAVLSQARSGEEIILEEQSHIFLYEGATASAFGGVQTRTIKGHRGAMNPNDVRNAIRPVDIHQPVTSLICVENTHNKAGGAVVPTENMREIYEIAREHDIRVHLDGARLFNAVVASGGKASDFAQYVDTVQFCFSKGLGAPVGSMLVGDRDTIDRARVWRKRFGGGLRQVGVLAAPALLALTQNVERLAEDHANAKRLANGLAQIPGIEIDPSTVDTNIVIVNIAGLGISEQLLIDELKKNGLLCGGFGPQLVRFVTHLNVTETDVTTALEIINRVVRGLK; from the coding sequence ATCATCGACCTGCGAAGCGATACTGTCACCAAACCCTCTGATGAAATGCGCAAAGCGATGTACAACGCCGAAGTCGGCGACGACGTATATGGGGAAGACCCGACCGTACAACGTCTTGAGGAGACGGCTGCAGAGATGCTCGGCAAAGAAGCAGGCCTGTTCGTGACTTCGGGCACGATGGGCAACCAAATCGCCGTGCTTTCCCAAGCTCGCAGCGGCGAAGAGATCATTTTGGAGGAGCAATCGCACATCTTCCTCTATGAAGGAGCGACGGCATCCGCATTCGGCGGCGTGCAAACCCGCACGATCAAAGGCCATCGCGGCGCGATGAATCCGAACGATGTACGCAACGCGATTCGTCCTGTCGATATCCACCAACCGGTCACTTCGCTGATCTGCGTGGAGAACACACACAACAAAGCGGGCGGCGCTGTGGTGCCGACCGAGAACATGCGCGAAATTTACGAGATCGCCCGCGAGCACGACATCCGTGTCCATCTCGACGGAGCCCGTTTGTTCAACGCTGTCGTGGCAAGCGGCGGCAAAGCGTCCGACTTCGCCCAATATGTCGATACGGTGCAGTTCTGCTTCTCCAAGGGCCTCGGAGCTCCGGTCGGCTCGATGTTGGTCGGCGACCGTGACACCATCGACCGTGCGCGCGTCTGGCGCAAACGCTTCGGCGGCGGTTTGCGCCAAGTCGGTGTCTTGGCAGCACCGGCTCTGCTCGCTCTGACCCAGAACGTCGAGCGTCTCGCCGAAGACCATGCCAACGCCAAGCGTCTCGCCAATGGTCTGGCACAGATCCCGGGCATTGAAATCGACCCGTCGACCGTTGACACCAACATCGTCATCGTCAACATCGCAGGACTTGGTATCAGTGAACAACTCCTGATTGACGAGTTGAAAAAAAACGGCTTGCTCTGCGGCGGCTTCGGTCCGCAACTCGTTCGTTTCGTCACCCACCTAAACGTAACGGAAACAGACGTGACCACAGCGCTTGAGATCATCAACCGTGTCGTGCGAGGTCTCAAGTAA
- the map gene encoding type I methionyl aminopeptidase, whose translation MIEIKTASEIAVMREAGRIIAEIHREIAKMMRPGLTTMEINEFAETYMRERNAIPAQIGYHGYPYATCASVNDVVCHGMPGKYVLKEGDIVTIDMVATLDGMNADSAWSYAVGEISPQAKRLMEVTHDSLFKGIEKAVVGNRIGDVSNAIQVFAEGEGFSVVRDFIGHGIGRSMHEGPEVPHYGPAGRGPRIREGMVFTIEPMINTGKYHCKVDEDGWTARTVDGGLSCQYEHTLAITADGPQLLTVL comes from the coding sequence TTGATCGAAATCAAAACCGCCTCTGAAATCGCCGTGATGCGTGAAGCAGGCCGCATCATCGCGGAAATCCACCGCGAGATCGCCAAGATGATGCGTCCGGGACTGACCACGATGGAGATTAACGAATTCGCGGAGACCTATATGCGCGAGCGCAATGCCATCCCGGCGCAGATTGGCTACCACGGATATCCGTACGCCACCTGTGCTTCTGTAAACGACGTCGTCTGCCACGGCATGCCGGGCAAGTACGTACTCAAGGAGGGCGACATCGTCACCATCGACATGGTCGCCACCCTCGACGGCATGAACGCCGACTCCGCTTGGAGCTATGCGGTGGGCGAGATCTCCCCGCAAGCGAAGCGCCTCATGGAAGTCACCCATGACTCGTTGTTCAAGGGCATCGAGAAAGCAGTCGTCGGCAACCGCATCGGTGACGTTTCCAACGCCATCCAAGTGTTCGCCGAAGGAGAAGGCTTCTCCGTCGTCCGCGACTTCATCGGGCACGGCATCGGCCGCTCGATGCACGAAGGTCCGGAAGTCCCGCACTACGGTCCGGCCGGCCGCGGCCCGCGCATTCGCGAAGGCATGGTCTTCACCATCGAGCCGATGATCAACACCGGCAAGTACCACTGCAAAGTCGACGAGGACGGGTGGACCGCCCGCACGGTCGACGGCGGCTTGTCTTGCCAGTACGAGCACACGCTCGCGATCACGGCGGACGGCCCGCAACTTCTGACCGTCCTGTAA
- a CDS encoding RHS repeat protein: MKRNKKLASVVTAALIVSTVYSPVAGAAQSQDIAMQTALSPKDQVSKEFGIPADAVQEALYQGFSIVDVRKAAEISKKHSAPLLDILKESHPTVTSGAVATTTQPQSITSTVVSSQDLAAAKTRASTAYATGTTSTSPDITARFDQAPYVVSDGKGTVSPPTGSSILSNGDITLAGRNGLNFVLTRSYDSNSAQLYKPDFDSSVAGTQNYEDKLFKVGTGWMWSVPSIENQNGYTTLHLGNGASYAIDSSTYKPKGYAWSDITVQPGYYTEIGNVYGYCYQSTRDNVKYFFNSSGQLLLMKDMIGNTINFTWSSVTLRGATSSMLTKVKTSAGNTLDVTYSDLQYTLTTSNTSSQSRQTVKYNFDKNTYDILSKSTDTTTKTVTYYTLKEVVDPAGRSTKYYYSLNHAWTAKSSDLTIMSEDPYVMLSNIDYPTMARTSYTYETAIAHVSTQGTNDAYKVTDVYTSVPNDATTKYNHYQFTYDGDMYHVRTADKIYTRTITDDLGNKTDLTFAVDTEPKYNLPFNKLTTQAVKQGNYTTTTENKYTDSRKLPVPDSVVKTVTDNTNPTNSVSSTVTSTYDNWGNVLTSIDSEGANTLNKFDSTKHWPTETKTYLSGTPNTAGSRFKLVTFNHTSPSGTVSPLIYSTEVFDGTDTGSTTSTTQSLRKTSYTYDSFGNVVKQDVSNAGKINSTSYTYDSQSLFMATKNQLNSSGAITNTVKYNYDDLLGQPLTITDGKNNVTTFIYDALGRVTKTLLPNGSSTSLAYDDVNNTITKTETDEGTKSVLLVSSNKFDALGNKIQAVLDGKVQQKYYYDAYGRNTRVEDSLGNAVEYAYDAVGRKTLSTIGKTSDFEGYKTTTTYDDVARTELTVNPDGNTTKTTYDVMGRVASTMTGDQKLLEKDTYDFAGNVLTKTNPNSQVTNYTYDALNHLLSVQDANGGKTQYSYDMNGNVTSVTNPDTTKESSTYDESGKLLTFTDAVGKVEQYTYDSNGNLAKKVDRNGNTLLFTYDTMNLLTMKTATLPGASGVTDTISYEYDLLGHKTKMTDSTGPTSYKYQKDGSLTLVTLPDGKSFSYSYNDNGSRSKMTDPTGKDTYYTYNNLNQLTSVTLDSPTNQPEASYTYTPGGKPNTITQGNNMVTQYNYNTMGRVDTINQNNGAANVNAFSYGYDMIGNVTSTGQNGVAKTYSFDKVNRLSGTSDYNESYQYDNRGNRMTLASDRDLGANVQNRSYQYDVWGRLAKVLDGSGSVLVSYKYNGNDMLYERTELGKTTRYYYDNQNLVAEANVVSGTVVFTARYVRGAGLLTRIDVSTTSKSYYSTDLQGNVVDLRDSSGNLLNHYSYDAWGLPTQSTGDVKNPLQYSSEFWDNTAGLQFLRARWYDPAQGRFISEDSEHGALTNPQTLNRYVYALNNPLVASDSSGHWCESKDHLWAHYGGCVGEGSTYSSDAGHTDKDLRNGQPSQIIIQLEGINTGGVNTLDPLGAKFADQYKAAVFNFNVFEGDIGDGIAAVAKMKANIDSGKADYVATQIEYIHQQFPNVPLYIIAHSGGAEVAVVATDQLVSQGKHYVTGIATIGGANSSNAKNTNTYNIMGIEPGSDGEAGYKDPVPHLFQLGITNEIITLQNGEGFLGVHTHYCDPENINIVYSAMLRGLGLTSPDDMW; this comes from the coding sequence ATGAAACGAAATAAGAAACTGGCATCGGTTGTTACCGCGGCTTTGATCGTGTCGACCGTATACTCCCCGGTCGCAGGTGCTGCTCAATCACAAGACATTGCCATGCAAACGGCGCTCTCGCCGAAAGATCAGGTGAGCAAGGAGTTTGGGATCCCGGCTGACGCCGTCCAAGAAGCACTCTACCAAGGATTTTCGATCGTAGATGTTCGCAAGGCTGCAGAGATTTCCAAGAAGCACAGCGCTCCTTTGCTTGACATTCTCAAGGAGAGCCACCCCACTGTCACCAGTGGGGCGGTTGCTACTACGACCCAACCGCAATCGATCACTTCCACTGTGGTCAGTTCGCAAGACCTCGCAGCTGCCAAAACACGAGCTTCTACCGCATATGCAACTGGAACTACATCCACTTCTCCAGACATTACGGCCAGGTTTGACCAAGCCCCTTATGTAGTCTCGGATGGAAAGGGGACTGTTTCTCCTCCGACAGGGAGTTCAATCCTCAGCAACGGTGATATAACATTGGCGGGAAGAAACGGTCTTAACTTCGTGCTGACACGTTCTTATGACAGCAACTCAGCACAGTTGTACAAACCGGACTTTGATTCGAGTGTGGCAGGAACCCAGAATTATGAGGATAAACTTTTTAAAGTAGGGACGGGCTGGATGTGGAGTGTCCCCTCGATTGAAAACCAAAACGGGTACACCACACTTCATCTGGGCAATGGTGCAAGCTATGCCATCGACTCTTCGACATACAAACCAAAAGGCTATGCATGGTCGGATATCACAGTCCAACCCGGGTATTACACAGAAATAGGAAATGTGTATGGGTATTGCTATCAATCGACCAGGGACAATGTCAAGTATTTCTTCAATAGCTCGGGTCAATTGTTGCTGATGAAAGATATGATCGGGAACACGATCAACTTCACATGGTCTTCGGTAACCTTGCGTGGTGCAACTTCCAGCATGCTGACGAAAGTTAAGACATCCGCAGGAAACACGCTTGATGTCACCTACTCGGACCTTCAGTATACGTTGACGACCAGCAACACGAGCAGCCAGAGCAGGCAGACGGTGAAGTACAACTTTGACAAGAACACGTACGACATTTTGTCGAAGTCGACAGATACGACGACAAAGACGGTCACGTATTACACGCTGAAAGAAGTAGTGGATCCGGCCGGACGCTCTACAAAGTATTACTACTCGCTGAATCATGCTTGGACCGCAAAGAGTTCGGATCTTACAATCATGAGTGAAGACCCGTACGTCATGTTGTCTAATATTGACTATCCGACAATGGCTAGAACGTCGTATACGTATGAAACCGCAATCGCTCATGTCTCGACGCAAGGAACCAATGATGCGTATAAGGTTACAGACGTTTATACTTCTGTCCCGAATGATGCCACGACGAAATACAATCACTACCAATTTACCTACGATGGAGATATGTACCATGTGCGTACAGCGGATAAGATTTATACCCGTACAATCACGGACGATCTTGGCAATAAAACGGACTTAACTTTTGCTGTCGACACGGAGCCGAAATATAATCTCCCTTTCAATAAGTTGACGACGCAGGCAGTTAAGCAAGGGAATTACACGACAACCACTGAGAACAAATACACGGATTCGAGAAAACTCCCGGTACCAGACAGTGTTGTAAAGACGGTTACGGACAATACGAATCCCACAAATAGCGTTTCTTCCACTGTTACCAGTACGTACGATAACTGGGGGAACGTGTTGACTAGCATCGACTCAGAAGGTGCCAACACGTTGAATAAGTTTGACAGTACAAAACACTGGCCAACTGAAACGAAGACCTACCTCTCTGGGACTCCTAATACGGCCGGGTCACGCTTTAAACTTGTCACTTTCAACCACACTTCACCCTCTGGAACTGTCTCTCCGTTGATCTACAGTACGGAGGTCTTTGACGGAACGGATACCGGAAGCACAACTTCCACGACACAATCTCTCAGAAAGACTTCATACACGTATGATTCGTTTGGGAATGTCGTGAAGCAAGATGTTTCCAATGCAGGGAAGATAAACTCTACTTCATACACCTATGACAGTCAAAGCTTGTTCATGGCAACGAAGAATCAATTAAACTCAAGCGGTGCGATAACCAATACTGTGAAGTACAACTACGATGACTTGCTTGGGCAGCCTCTCACCATTACAGATGGAAAAAATAATGTTACAACTTTCATCTACGATGCGTTGGGGCGGGTTACCAAAACATTGCTCCCGAATGGAAGTAGCACCAGCTTGGCTTATGATGACGTGAATAACACGATCACCAAGACAGAAACTGACGAAGGAACCAAGAGCGTACTGTTGGTATCGAGTAACAAGTTCGATGCATTGGGCAACAAGATCCAAGCCGTGCTCGATGGTAAGGTTCAACAAAAATACTACTACGATGCGTACGGTAGAAACACGAGAGTTGAGGATTCCCTCGGCAATGCGGTGGAATACGCGTACGATGCAGTCGGGCGAAAGACGTTATCGACGATAGGAAAGACTTCTGATTTCGAGGGATATAAAACCACTACAACATACGATGATGTAGCCCGTACTGAACTTACTGTAAACCCTGACGGTAACACCACAAAAACCACGTATGACGTCATGGGTCGCGTTGCAAGCACGATGACAGGGGATCAAAAGCTTCTTGAAAAAGATACCTATGATTTCGCCGGGAATGTTTTGACCAAAACGAACCCGAATAGTCAAGTGACCAACTACACGTATGATGCACTCAACCATCTCTTATCCGTTCAAGATGCGAATGGTGGAAAAACGCAGTATTCGTACGATATGAATGGCAACGTAACATCCGTTACAAACCCCGACACCACAAAAGAGAGCAGCACGTACGATGAATCCGGAAAGCTTTTGACTTTCACGGACGCTGTTGGCAAAGTCGAGCAATACACGTACGATTCCAACGGCAACTTGGCCAAAAAAGTTGATCGGAACGGGAATACACTTTTATTCACGTATGACACCATGAACTTGTTGACAATGAAGACTGCAACGCTCCCGGGAGCTTCGGGCGTTACGGATACGATCTCTTATGAATATGACTTGTTGGGACATAAAACAAAAATGACAGATTCTACAGGTCCCACGTCGTATAAATACCAAAAAGACGGCTCTCTAACGTTGGTTACACTTCCAGACGGAAAGTCGTTCTCCTATTCGTACAATGACAACGGCTCCCGTAGCAAGATGACAGACCCGACGGGTAAGGATACGTACTATACGTACAACAACCTCAATCAGTTAACCTCTGTCACTCTGGACAGTCCTACTAATCAACCGGAAGCTTCGTATACGTACACTCCTGGTGGCAAACCGAACACGATTACACAAGGCAACAACATGGTCACCCAATACAACTACAACACGATGGGCCGCGTTGATACGATCAATCAAAACAACGGTGCGGCAAATGTTAATGCCTTCAGCTACGGATACGATATGATCGGAAATGTAACGAGTACCGGTCAAAACGGTGTCGCAAAAACTTATTCTTTTGATAAGGTAAACCGACTTTCAGGTACGAGTGACTATAATGAATCATACCAGTACGACAATCGTGGGAACCGCATGACTCTCGCATCTGATCGAGATTTGGGAGCAAATGTACAGAATCGATCTTACCAATATGATGTATGGGGTCGACTCGCAAAAGTATTGGATGGTTCAGGCAGTGTGTTAGTTTCCTATAAATACAATGGGAATGATATGCTTTACGAGAGAACTGAATTGGGAAAAACGACACGTTATTATTACGACAATCAAAACTTGGTTGCTGAAGCCAATGTCGTGAGCGGGACGGTTGTTTTCACAGCGCGTTATGTACGCGGAGCAGGTCTTCTCACTCGTATTGATGTCAGTACAACGAGCAAATCTTATTATTCGACCGATTTGCAAGGAAATGTCGTTGATTTGCGTGATTCGAGCGGGAATTTACTGAATCATTACAGCTACGATGCATGGGGATTGCCGACGCAGTCGACTGGTGATGTGAAGAACCCACTTCAGTATTCGTCTGAGTTCTGGGACAATACGGCAGGGCTTCAGTTCTTGCGTGCGCGATGGTACGATCCTGCTCAAGGTCGCTTTATTTCGGAGGACTCGGAACATGGTGCTTTAACAAATCCTCAAACACTGAATCGCTATGTATATGCGCTGAACAATCCGCTCGTAGCATCCGATTCTTCTGGCCATTGGTGTGAGTCCAAAGACCATCTGTGGGCGCACTATGGTGGTTGCGTAGGTGAAGGTAGTACCTACTCCAGTGATGCAGGACATACCGACAAAGATTTGCGCAATGGCCAACCTTCCCAAATCATCATCCAGTTGGAAGGCATCAATACCGGTGGTGTAAACACGTTAGACCCTCTTGGAGCGAAATTCGCGGACCAATACAAGGCTGCTGTCTTTAACTTCAATGTTTTTGAGGGAGACATCGGTGATGGAATCGCAGCGGTCGCCAAGATGAAAGCCAATATTGATTCTGGAAAAGCTGATTATGTTGCAACACAAATCGAATATATTCATCAGCAATTTCCTAATGTCCCTCTCTATATCATTGCTCATAGCGGGGGAGCAGAGGTCGCGGTAGTCGCTACAGACCAACTCGTAAGTCAAGGGAAGCACTATGTGACAGGAATAGCGACAATCGGTGGGGCAAACTCATCGAATGCCAAAAATACGAATACTTATAATATAATGGGCATAGAGCCGGGTTCTGACGGGGAAGCTGGGTACAAGGACCCAGTGCCTCATCTCTTCCAATTGGGAATCACTAATGAAATTATTACTTTGCAAAATGGAGAAGGATTCCTGGGCGTACACACGCATTACTGTGACCCGGAAAACATCAACATCGTTTATTCTGCGATGCTTAGAGGGCTCGGTTTAACTTCTCCGGATGATATGTGGTAA
- a CDS encoding S8 family peptidase, which translates to MKKTSCVVVGALVFGLLSPATATVSHAKEPDKSIQGGNYLVQFKDVKKGKQGLEDRHKKIGKSFTHNSFVSVQDLNSEDVAALRSDANVVLVEPDQAIHTDADTMTPSLEQIHIPQAQKLNVYGEGVKVAVLDTGVDSTSKDLKVAGGTSFVPEEDTVQDLNGHGTHVSGILAALQNDQGLIGVAPKADLYAVKVMNAQGEGTYSQLIQGIEWAIDNHMDVISMSLSGSEDSKALHQAIQEAADQNIVLVAAAGNDGRATVSYPAKYDEVLAVGAVDENNQHAAFSNTGQELDLVAPGVNVQSLWLGDAYQTKSGTSMATPQVAGVAALLKSKTPTLTAKQVRRQLEDTATPLGEVTQFGKGLVNAEAVLTQSVPQDTGNDQHPNPKDPGTDPLGHKIDPTVTVSSAVNNSPSTAIPLTNGQDIQGNLNPIWWEDQYFSFTTDDVNTRITVGFFGNNPDAYFHYEIHDVNNQIVFTDESYNGGSVNLLPNSKYYLTLRGTYTPWDVDWYYSLGVNASEAYEPNDTESAAATITPHSTITGQAVSTTGLPDEDYYTFTPTQSGFITFDLPLPGPSVEIYSVTNGVKISVADNGIGELPEDRQPLIFAQVQANTKYYMHVSQLSDTYTIQISDVIPDVHEPDDTMLQAYPLKVGSPETSYLGYPGDSDSYTLKASSTGGQSLLFKAPANTDYDMHVYKCSGGTCTYLPIQVGADGEKYLYFPKDPNSQTYYVNIFSPTYSYGTSLYTLSLSNANENYEPNDSDTTAVRIGNNATTNSALSYSTDVDTYTFVPTSTGLQSLQLSGSADSLSVYTKDANGQVKLLTNDPNNPKSTGLDIKVPVISNTVYYLKVNSTTHAIGDYALTVGNVIPDSHEPDNNYGVSKTISLGSPETSLLSYDGDIDWYSFTSSSTSNILVTLDSLDSLDYGIEVYNNSNASTLVYKSPAGSTGVRHFYIAKGTPKTYWVKVVSNSGKSSSSDYYRLTVDNTTDTYEPNDTEATAYTAYANNSVYSSMISYTGDVDYFQATPTASGVVKVTLSAGFDLKSYSRNTTTNVVEDTPILKTIGNDRYMQVTASKKLYFVITKSTGASPTTGSYLLQFSSLIPDVHEPDNTTSNAKTVTPGTQEVSYLSYPGDEDYYSFPISSTNDQAITLDIPDGSDIQMEVLKADGTVYSPVQTLSSTYKRTFTTKDPSQSKLFVRVFSDTSINVRYTLTVKDLIESYEPNSSISTAYAIQETIPYSTILGSASDVDTFKFTATKTSRYHLSVFTPKYNQLSVQIYDQAGRVVSVGNAGIGIQHEIEVPVTAGSIYYIQIKDVNGARTLDPYQFEITESTMTYSYDYANRLMKYEVLRGLNHYRIDYTYDLNGSLLKQVKTQL; encoded by the coding sequence TTGAAAAAGACAAGCTGTGTCGTTGTTGGGGCGCTCGTGTTTGGTTTACTTTCGCCCGCAACAGCCACCGTGTCACATGCGAAAGAGCCGGATAAGAGCATCCAAGGTGGAAACTATCTGGTGCAATTCAAGGATGTGAAAAAAGGCAAGCAGGGATTGGAAGACCGTCATAAGAAAATTGGCAAGAGCTTTACGCACAATTCCTTTGTCTCCGTACAAGATCTAAACAGTGAGGATGTCGCGGCACTTCGGTCTGACGCTAACGTTGTCCTCGTCGAGCCGGACCAAGCGATTCACACAGACGCTGACACCATGACCCCGAGTCTGGAACAAATCCACATACCTCAGGCCCAGAAATTGAACGTGTATGGGGAAGGGGTAAAAGTAGCGGTCCTCGATACTGGCGTTGACTCCACTTCGAAAGACTTGAAAGTGGCTGGAGGGACGAGCTTCGTACCTGAGGAAGACACCGTTCAGGATTTGAACGGTCACGGAACACACGTTTCGGGCATCCTTGCCGCTTTGCAAAATGATCAAGGGCTGATCGGTGTCGCGCCGAAAGCAGATTTGTATGCGGTCAAAGTCATGAACGCGCAGGGAGAAGGAACGTACAGTCAATTGATTCAAGGTATCGAATGGGCGATCGACAATCACATGGATGTGATCTCCATGAGCCTATCGGGGTCGGAGGATTCGAAAGCCTTGCATCAAGCCATACAGGAAGCGGCAGATCAGAACATCGTGCTCGTCGCAGCGGCTGGTAACGATGGGAGAGCCACCGTTTCGTATCCGGCCAAGTATGACGAAGTGTTGGCGGTCGGCGCAGTCGATGAGAACAACCAACATGCTGCTTTTTCCAACACAGGTCAAGAACTCGACCTCGTAGCACCTGGGGTAAATGTTCAAAGTTTGTGGCTGGGTGATGCCTACCAAACCAAAAGCGGCACCTCGATGGCCACACCGCAAGTTGCAGGGGTCGCTGCACTGCTCAAGTCAAAAACTCCTACGCTCACTGCGAAACAAGTTCGCCGCCAATTGGAGGACACAGCCACGCCGCTGGGCGAAGTAACTCAATTCGGCAAAGGCTTGGTGAACGCCGAAGCTGTGTTGACGCAGTCTGTACCACAAGATACGGGGAACGATCAGCATCCGAATCCGAAGGATCCCGGCACCGATCCGTTGGGTCATAAAATAGACCCGACTGTGACTGTTTCCTCCGCCGTTAACAATAGCCCATCCACTGCGATTCCCCTTACGAACGGTCAGGATATCCAAGGGAATCTAAACCCGATTTGGTGGGAGGATCAGTATTTTTCCTTCACCACAGACGACGTGAACACGCGCATTACGGTTGGTTTTTTTGGAAACAATCCTGACGCCTATTTCCATTATGAGATTCACGATGTGAACAATCAAATCGTGTTCACCGACGAATCCTATAATGGAGGTAGCGTCAATCTTCTGCCAAATTCCAAATATTATCTAACCTTACGCGGAACATACACGCCTTGGGATGTAGATTGGTATTACTCGCTTGGTGTAAATGCGTCCGAAGCTTACGAGCCCAATGACACGGAATCGGCTGCAGCCACGATCACACCCCATTCGACTATCACAGGCCAAGCGGTCTCCACGACTGGGTTGCCAGATGAAGACTACTACACTTTCACGCCGACTCAAAGTGGGTTCATTACCTTCGACCTGCCTTTGCCGGGCCCTTCTGTCGAAATCTATTCCGTAACAAACGGAGTGAAAATATCGGTAGCTGACAATGGCATTGGCGAATTGCCTGAAGATCGGCAGCCGTTAATCTTCGCGCAAGTACAAGCAAACACGAAGTACTATATGCATGTCTCGCAATTAAGTGATACGTATACAATTCAGATCAGCGACGTCATTCCAGATGTCCATGAACCGGATGATACTATGCTGCAAGCCTATCCGCTGAAAGTAGGGTCTCCGGAAACTTCCTACCTTGGATATCCGGGGGACAGTGACTCCTATACATTGAAAGCCAGTTCAACCGGTGGGCAATCTCTACTGTTCAAGGCTCCGGCGAATACGGACTACGATATGCACGTATATAAATGTTCCGGCGGCACTTGCACGTACTTGCCCATCCAAGTAGGAGCAGATGGCGAGAAATATCTGTATTTTCCTAAAGACCCGAACAGTCAGACCTATTACGTCAACATCTTCTCACCAACTTACTCATACGGTACTTCTCTATACACGTTGTCACTTAGTAACGCAAACGAGAACTACGAACCGAACGACAGCGACACCACTGCGGTTCGCATTGGCAACAATGCAACGACCAATTCCGCCCTGTCGTATTCAACGGACGTAGATACGTATACATTCGTGCCTACCTCGACCGGCCTGCAATCGCTTCAGTTGTCTGGAAGCGCTGACAGCTTGTCCGTGTATACCAAAGATGCCAACGGACAGGTCAAACTGTTGACCAACGACCCGAACAATCCGAAGTCTACAGGTCTTGATATCAAAGTGCCGGTTATTAGTAACACGGTCTACTACCTCAAAGTGAACTCGACGACCCACGCGATTGGAGACTACGCACTTACCGTCGGAAACGTCATTCCCGACTCGCACGAACCCGACAACAACTACGGGGTGTCCAAGACGATTTCGTTGGGAAGTCCTGAAACTTCTCTGCTTTCCTACGATGGTGATATTGACTGGTATTCATTTACCTCCAGTTCCACTTCCAACATACTCGTAACCTTGGATAGTTTGGACAGCCTGGACTACGGAATTGAAGTCTACAACAACAGCAATGCATCTACACTCGTCTATAAATCCCCGGCGGGCTCTACAGGGGTGAGACACTTCTATATCGCCAAAGGAACGCCGAAAACGTATTGGGTGAAAGTTGTGTCCAACTCGGGTAAAAGCTCGAGCAGTGACTATTACAGACTGACTGTGGACAATACAACCGACACCTATGAGCCTAATGATACGGAAGCTACAGCCTACACTGCGTATGCGAATAATAGCGTCTACAGCTCTATGATCTCTTACACGGGAGATGTTGATTATTTCCAAGCAACCCCTACAGCATCAGGAGTAGTAAAAGTAACGCTATCGGCAGGGTTCGATCTGAAGTCCTACTCAAGGAACACGACCACCAACGTGGTAGAGGATACCCCGATCCTGAAGACAATTGGAAATGACAGGTACATGCAAGTTACTGCATCCAAGAAACTCTACTTTGTCATTACAAAATCGACGGGTGCATCTCCTACTACAGGTTCCTACTTGCTCCAATTCAGTAGTTTGATCCCGGATGTCCATGAACCGGATAATACAACGTCCAATGCGAAGACCGTAACTCCGGGAACACAAGAAGTTTCCTACCTTTCGTACCCGGGAGACGAAGACTACTACTCGTTCCCCATCTCCTCCACGAATGACCAAGCCATTACTTTGGACATTCCTGATGGATCTGACATCCAAATGGAGGTACTAAAAGCAGATGGGACGGTCTATAGCCCGGTGCAAACCCTATCAAGCACTTATAAACGGACTTTTACCACCAAAGATCCGAGCCAAAGCAAACTGTTCGTTCGTGTCTTCAGCGACACCTCGATCAATGTCAGATATACCTTGACCGTTAAAGACTTAATAGAAAGCTATGAACCGAACTCTTCAATTTCGACTGCGTACGCCATTCAAGAGACGATCCCGTATAGTACGATCTTGGGTTCAGCTTCCGATGTGGATACCTTCAAGTTCACGGCAACGAAAACGTCCCGTTACCATCTGTCTGTGTTTACTCCTAAATACAACCAGTTGTCGGTTCAAATCTACGACCAGGCGGGAAGAGTTGTTTCCGTTGGGAACGCGGGTATAGGCATCCAGCATGAAATCGAAGTTCCTGTAACCGCTGGCTCCATCTACTACATTCAAATCAAGGATGTGAATGGAGCGCGAACGCTTGATCCATATCAATTTGAAATCACAGAGTCTACCATGACTTACAGCTATGATTATGCAAATCGTTTGATGAAGTATGAAGTCCTACGCGGTTTGAACCATTATCGGATTGACTATACCTACGACCTCAACGGTTCGCTGTTGAAGCAGGTAAAAACTCAACTCTAA